The Deltaproteobacteria bacterium DNA segment GCCGCGTCGCTGGAGCGGGCGGTCCGGTTGGCCGACCGCGTGCGCGGCGGCGACCGCGACGGCGCGCTCGACGGCCTCGATTCGTCGCTCGACACGGCCATCCTGTGCTGCCAGCGGCTGCAGGGGATCGCGCGCAACATGACCGCGTGCGCTCGGCCCACCCGTGACGACCGTACGTTGATCGCCGTGACGTCGGTGGTCGACGAGGCGATCGCGCTGGTCGAGCCGGGATTGCCCCCCGGGACGCACGTGTCGCGCGACTACGACCCCGGACTGCCGCCGATCCGCGCCAACCCCGGCCAGCTCGTCCAGGTGTTCGTCAACCTGCTGATGAACGCCGGCCACGCGGTCGCCGGGATCGACGGCGACCGGCGCATCGAGGTCGAGGCGTCCATGGGCGACGACTGGGTGTGCGTCGACGTGCGGGACAACGGCCCGGGCATCCCGCAGGAGTTGCGCGACCGCCTGTTCGAGCCGTTCTTCACAACCAAACCGGACGGCACCGGCACCGGGCTCGGACTCGCGGTCAGCCTGGACATCGCGCACGCCCACGGCGGCCACATCGCGGTCGGCGGCGAGGTCGGCCGGGGCGCCACGTTCTCGGTCGTGTTGCCGCTGCGCCTGCACGACGAGCCGGGCGACGGAGTGCGCTGACCCTCGCTTCGCCCGGCGGTGGGCGTGCGACACGACGACGGCGGCGACGGCGCGGGCTCACGCCCGGCGTGCGCGCCGCACGCTCTTCGGTGCGGCCCGACGCCATCCGCGCCGGCGCCGGAGCGCACCGCTCGCACACGCGCCGGCGCCGGAGCGGGCGAGTGGGCGCCCCGGCACGCATCCCACATGTCGCATTGGGAGCGGGCTCACCAGGTGTCGCTCGTAGCCCCCTGGCCCGCACGGCCGGCGGCGGCCAACCGCGCGAGACACCGTCGTGGCATCCCCGATGCACCGGCACCCCCCAGCTTCCCGGAGATTCACCATGTTCCGTACTCGACTCGCCGCCACGATCCTCATCTCGCTGTCCGGCTGCATGTCCGACCTCGGGCGCGTCGGCGGCCCCGGCGACGGGTTCGGTGCCGGTCCCGACGCCGGCGCTCCCGAGGCGCAGGGCCGCGTCACCGCCGGCCTGCAGGTGCTGTACGACTTCAAGGAGGAGATCGGGTCGACCTTCGTGCGCGACGTCGCCGAGGTCGGCCCGCCGGCCGACCTCGTGATCGCGGATGCTCCGTACGTCACGTGGGGGCCGTCGGGCGGGATCCACATCACCGAGCCGACCGTCATCACGTCCGGTCTGCCGCCGACCAAACTGTACTCGGCCTGCACGACCACGAACCAGCTGACCCTCGAAGCGTGGATCCGCCCCGCGAGCCTCGACCAGACCGGCGCGCGCATCGTGAGCTACGCGATCGACACCCGGAATCGCAACTTCTCGTTGCACCAGGACGGAGACCGGTTCTACGCCCCCGTGCGCACCACCGACACGAACCCGGACGGAGAACCGTACGTCGAGGCGCCCGCGGGTACGGCCACCGGCGCGATCCAGCACGTGGTGCTCGCACGCAACGGCATCGAGACGGCGCTGTACGTCAACGGCGCGAAGGTCGCGACGAGCCCGAT contains these protein-coding regions:
- a CDS encoding sensor histidine kinase, with amino-acid sequence AASLERAVRLADRVRGGDRDGALDGLDSSLDTAILCCQRLQGIARNMTACARPTRDDRTLIAVTSVVDEAIALVEPGLPPGTHVSRDYDPGLPPIRANPGQLVQVFVNLLMNAGHAVAGIDGDRRIEVEASMGDDWVCVDVRDNGPGIPQELRDRLFEPFFTTKPDGTGTGLGLAVSLDIAHAHGGHIAVGGEVGRGATFSVVLPLRLHDEPGDGVR
- a CDS encoding LamG domain-containing protein, with the protein product MHRHPPASRRFTMFRTRLAATILISLSGCMSDLGRVGGPGDGFGAGPDAGAPEAQGRVTAGLQVLYDFKEEIGSTFVRDVAEVGPPADLVIADAPYVTWGPSGGIHITEPTVITSGLPPTKLYSACTTTNQLTLEAWIRPASLDQTGARIVSYAIDTRNRNFSLHQDGDRFYAPVRTTDTNPDGEPYVEAPAGTATGAIQHVVLARNGIETALYVNGAKVATSPIAGDFSEWDPGYRLALGNEVSGDRPWLGDIYLVAVYCRKLTDDEVAQNFAARF